A region from the Mycoplasmopsis phocirhinis genome encodes:
- a CDS encoding Smr/MutS family protein has translation MFCIDLHGYDVNQAISKLEIALFEAQEQGYDMLEIITGNGMGVLKVVVEEYLREGNYEWEIERQGVYLVYLQN, from the coding sequence ATGTTTTGTATAGATTTACATGGCTATGATGTCAATCAGGCAATTTCAAAATTAGAAATTGCGCTTTTTGAAGCTCAAGAACAAGGATATGATATGCTAGAAATTATCACAGGTAATGGAATGGGTGTTTTAAAGGTTGTTGTTGAAGAATATTTGCGTGAAGGCAATTACGAATGAGAAATTGAGCGTCAAGGGGTGTATTTAGTTTATCTTCAAAATTAA
- the rpsB gene encoding 30S ribosomal protein S2 translates to MTEKKELSTKKVEENKNPIVSKDKLLEAGAYFGHRASLWNPKMKDYLYPQLKRGVHIINTSLTVQRLEFAYNTLQKFVAKNPRAQFIFVGTKKQAKDTIKENALRTNSFYVTDRWLGGTLTNSSTIFSRVKTMEALEQKAENNFEGYVKKEKLLLQKQLDKLHKNLNGIRKMRGLPTFMIVADPNEDEIAVKEARKKGVKVIAILDSNSNPDAVDFGIPANDDSAKSINLIITILADAIATARGGQAKYAYKPDSEIELPVYESETKANKRWERKPFVKNENVETSKKTEDKGE, encoded by the coding sequence ATGACAGAAAAAAAAGAACTTTCAACAAAAAAAGTTGAAGAAAACAAAAATCCGATTGTTTCTAAAGATAAATTATTAGAAGCAGGTGCTTACTTTGGTCACAGAGCAAGTCTATGAAACCCAAAAATGAAGGATTATTTATACCCTCAGTTAAAAAGAGGTGTTCACATTATTAATACTTCACTTACAGTTCAAAGATTAGAATTTGCATATAATACATTACAAAAATTTGTTGCTAAAAACCCACGTGCGCAATTCATTTTTGTAGGTACAAAAAAACAAGCAAAAGATACCATTAAAGAAAACGCATTAAGAACTAATAGTTTTTATGTAACTGATAGATGATTAGGTGGAACGTTAACTAACTCTTCAACAATTTTTAGTAGAGTTAAGACAATGGAAGCACTTGAACAAAAAGCTGAAAATAATTTTGAAGGATACGTTAAAAAAGAAAAATTATTATTACAAAAACAATTAGACAAACTTCACAAAAACCTAAATGGTATTAGAAAAATGCGTGGCTTGCCAACTTTCATGATTGTTGCTGATCCAAACGAAGATGAAATTGCTGTTAAAGAAGCTCGTAAAAAAGGAGTAAAAGTTATTGCTATTTTAGACTCTAATTCAAATCCTGATGCTGTTGATTTTGGAATTCCAGCTAATGATGATTCAGCAAAAAGTATTAATTTAATTATAACCATTTTGGCTGACGCAATCGCTACAGCTCGTGGTGGCCAAGCTAAATATGCTTATAAACCAGATTCTGAAATTGAATTACCAGTATACGAATCTGAAACAAAAGCAAACAAAAGATGAGAACGCAAACCTTTCGTTAAAAACGAAAACGTTGAAACTTCTAAAAAAACAGAAGACAAAGGAGAATAA
- the rsmH gene encoding 16S rRNA (cytosine(1402)-N(4))-methyltransferase RsmH: MKSNHYSVLLNESIQALEIKPDGVYVDLTLGMGGHSSLILQKLTTGRLIGFDKDAFAIQKSRERLSKINHNFSLIHSDFQYISEELAKLGIDYVDGIIADLGVSSPQIDNGQRGFSYNKNAYLDMRMDQNQNLDAHYIINNYDQQHLERILNDNADVKLAKRVAKAIIEHRPINTTLEFANVIRNALPAIIVKQKNPCKAIFQAIRIEVNNELESLRTMLQKSIQLLKPNSHLAIISFHSIEDGIVKKFFGNLIKSKLPVKMPVVEQKQYEVKTYQPSRIELEQNNRSRSAKLRVLTKLN, translated from the coding sequence ATGAAATCTAATCATTATTCAGTTTTATTAAATGAATCAATACAAGCACTTGAAATTAAACCTGATGGAGTTTATGTTGATTTAACATTAGGGATGGGCGGACATTCAAGTCTAATCTTGCAAAAACTCACAACAGGTCGCTTGATTGGTTTTGACAAAGACGCTTTTGCGATACAAAAAAGTCGTGAACGTTTAAGTAAAATCAATCATAATTTCAGTTTAATTCATTCAGATTTTCAATATATTAGCGAAGAATTAGCAAAACTCGGAATCGATTATGTTGATGGTATTATTGCCGATCTAGGAGTTTCTTCACCACAAATAGATAATGGTCAAAGAGGATTTAGTTATAACAAAAATGCTTATTTAGATATGCGGATGGATCAAAATCAAAATCTTGATGCACATTACATTATCAATAACTATGACCAACAACATTTAGAACGGATTTTGAATGATAACGCTGATGTAAAGCTTGCAAAACGAGTTGCTAAGGCCATCATTGAACATCGTCCTATTAATACAACATTAGAATTTGCCAATGTAATTCGAAACGCATTGCCAGCAATTATTGTTAAACAAAAAAATCCTTGTAAAGCAATTTTCCAGGCAATTCGCATTGAAGTTAATAATGAACTCGAATCATTACGCACTATGCTACAAAAAAGTATTCAATTATTAAAACCAAATTCTCATTTAGCCATTATTTCCTTTCATTCAATAGAAGATGGAATTGTAAAAAAATTTTTTGGTAATTTAATTAAATCTAAATTACCAGTTAAAATGCCAGTGGTTGAACAAAAACAATACGAAGTTAAAACTTATCAACCTTCTCGTATCGAACTAGAACAAAACAATCGTTCTCGTAGTGCTAAATTAAGAGTATTAACTAAATTAAATTAA
- a CDS encoding MAG3720 family protein gives MSEFLINVKISLENININIIKNDGQNFISVYRLINKYVNLSDIENSLKNVLVFIKNHKNLRKAFLKWSLIWSNSILNISVKNKCYEHNFDQKNVLNIDLYEHIISTISKSKVQLFKSNITSYLVEIDQNIKEYDVFPLDKSGEKLIVKYNEYLINKNQDFYDDIVKLFAKNQINNYQNFIDWECYAKIQNLQKDALIVELSIDQQLKIIEYQNSYLYKTTYEHNIWDQIYNTLTNKCTHSWLNINNIKFYIDAIINNFDLIKNIDLSLNSLNMYKIIFRTINLSIKNIIVNKQLLQHKQIILKGNCSKILKYILEQHQFNNVDLFSDKESDKLNISDVDLSVISLVNDFKQQDLAQTQNLYQKKQTKKINIFNKISTFFNKNYGG, from the coding sequence ATGTCAGAATTTTTAATAAATGTCAAGATTTCACTTGAAAATATCAACATAAATATTATTAAAAACGACGGACAAAATTTTATCTCTGTTTATAGATTAATTAATAAATACGTTAATCTTAGTGATATTGAAAATAGTTTAAAAAATGTTTTAGTTTTTATTAAAAATCATAAAAATCTGCGTAAAGCATTTTTAAAATGATCGTTAATATGATCAAATTCAATATTAAATATTAGTGTAAAAAATAAATGCTATGAACATAATTTTGATCAAAAAAATGTTTTAAATATCGATTTATACGAACATATAATTTCAACTATATCAAAATCTAAAGTCCAATTATTTAAATCAAATATAACTTCTTATCTTGTTGAAATTGACCAAAACATTAAAGAATACGATGTATTTCCTTTAGATAAAAGTGGTGAAAAATTAATAGTTAAATATAATGAATATTTAATCAATAAAAACCAAGATTTTTATGATGATATAGTTAAATTGTTTGCTAAAAATCAAATTAATAATTATCAAAATTTTATTGATTGAGAATGTTATGCAAAAATTCAAAATCTGCAAAAAGATGCATTAATTGTTGAATTATCAATTGATCAACAATTAAAAATTATTGAATATCAAAATTCATATTTATATAAAACAACTTATGAACATAACATATGAGATCAAATTTATAATACTTTAACTAATAAATGTACTCATAGTTGGCTAAATATTAATAATATAAAATTTTATATTGATGCTATCATTAATAATTTTGATTTGATTAAAAATATAGATTTAAGCTTAAATAGTTTGAATATGTACAAAATTATTTTTAGAACAATTAATTTAAGTATAAAAAACATTATTGTTAACAAACAATTATTACAACACAAACAAATAATTTTAAAAGGCAATTGCTCTAAAATACTAAAATACATTTTAGAGCAACATCAATTTAATAATGTTGACTTATTTAGCGATAAAGAATCAGATAAACTTAATATCAGCGATGTCGATTTAAGTGTTATTTCATTAGTTAATGATTTTAAACAACAAGATTTAGCTCAAACACAAAATCTTTATCAAAAAAAACAAACCAAAAAAATAAATATTTTCAATAAAATCAGTACTTTTTTCAATAAAAACTACGGGGGATAA
- the holA gene encoding DNA polymerase III subunit delta, with translation MNMYLIYGSEKYFIDEYLASIIKSNPQHEIINFYFNDNNEINHLIDIISANNLFANKRIIVIHDCEYLEQKIKKETLNSVHNLIDALNSNTQDLIVFVNNNIEQKDKIADNEFSVFLSQKNITLLYAKSIQGSELNQQILRLVKQHGGKINNLAVEALLKKIPNDLYLINLELIKLINLNPNISVENINQNVSDIYIEDTFGFSNSFQRDNFNIIWRKYKEKINEGVQINILISQLSQLLILADQIYCYIQANKKLLDVANELKLNEYRVKKVYALLNTMGIKKIHKMIKELAKLDRDIKNGKVDDFIGFENFLLKNFN, from the coding sequence ATGAATATGTATTTAATTTATGGTAGTGAAAAATATTTCATTGATGAATATTTAGCTTCAATTATCAAATCGAATCCCCAACACGAAATAATTAATTTTTATTTTAATGATAATAATGAAATAAATCACTTAATAGATATTATTTCGGCCAATAATTTATTCGCTAATAAGCGAATTATCGTAATTCATGATTGCGAGTATTTAGAACAAAAAATTAAAAAAGAAACTCTAAATTCAGTTCATAATTTAATTGATGCTCTTAATTCAAATACGCAAGATCTAATTGTTTTTGTAAATAACAATATTGAACAAAAAGATAAAATTGCTGACAATGAATTTAGTGTTTTTTTAAGCCAAAAAAATATCACACTTTTATATGCTAAATCAATTCAAGGTAGTGAATTAAACCAACAAATTTTGCGTCTTGTTAAACAACACGGCGGCAAAATTAATAATTTAGCTGTTGAAGCGTTATTGAAAAAAATACCTAACGATTTATATTTAATAAATTTAGAGCTTATTAAATTAATTAATTTAAATCCAAATATAAGTGTTGAAAATATTAATCAAAATGTTAGCGATATATATATTGAAGATACATTTGGATTTAGCAATAGTTTTCAAAGAGATAACTTTAATATAATTTGACGCAAATATAAAGAAAAAATAAATGAAGGTGTTCAAATTAACATCTTAATTTCGCAATTAAGTCAATTGTTAATTCTAGCCGACCAAATTTATTGTTATATTCAAGCAAATAAAAAACTTTTAGATGTTGCTAACGAATTAAAATTAAATGAGTATCGTGTTAAAAAAGTGTATGCCCTTTTAAACACGATGGGTATTAAAAAAATTCATAAAATGATTAAAGAATTGGCTAAATTAGATCGCGACATTAAAAACGGTAAGGTTGATGATTTTATCGGTTTTGAAAATTTTTTGTTAAAAAATTTTAACTAA
- the mutM gene encoding bifunctional DNA-formamidopyrimidine glycosylase/DNA-(apurinic or apyrimidinic site) lyase: MPEMPEVNNVVNKLKPLILNSTIIDVEIYKTKLIQDIDSNQFKQTIINKTIKNIFNLGKHIIIELDNDYFILNHLRMTGKYAFYAKYHHPTIHDHVVFKLNNGVLYFNDARAFATFHLKTKNELYTTNPLKNLAKVPFETDINELYLKIQKRSQAIKNILLDQRLILGIGNIYANEALWLSQIHPSTPANKLDKQELKNLIINAGEIMEIATKMGGSSIQSYSALNGEKGRYQNELKVHGRDKLPCYRCQNIIKKYFVSGRGSYYCSFCQGEK, from the coding sequence ATGCCCGAAATGCCCGAAGTTAATAATGTTGTTAATAAATTAAAACCTTTAATTTTAAATTCAACAATAATTGATGTAGAAATCTACAAAACAAAATTAATTCAAGATATCGATTCAAATCAATTTAAACAAACAATTATCAATAAAACAATTAAAAATATATTTAATTTAGGTAAACACATCATTATTGAATTAGATAATGATTATTTTATTTTAAACCACTTGAGAATGACAGGTAAATATGCTTTTTATGCAAAATACCACCACCCAACAATTCACGACCACGTAGTGTTCAAATTAAATAATGGTGTTTTATATTTTAACGACGCAAGAGCTTTTGCAACTTTTCATTTAAAAACTAAAAATGAATTATACACAACTAATCCACTTAAAAATTTAGCTAAAGTGCCTTTTGAAACCGATATAAATGAACTTTATCTAAAAATTCAAAAACGCAGCCAAGCAATTAAAAATATTTTATTAGACCAAAGATTAATTTTAGGAATAGGAAATATTTATGCCAATGAGGCTTTATGATTAAGTCAAATCCATCCTTCTACTCCCGCAAATAAATTAGATAAACAGGAATTAAAAAATTTAATTATTAACGCAGGTGAAATTATGGAAATTGCAACCAAAATGGGTGGATCATCAATTCAATCATATTCTGCTCTTAACGGTGAAAAAGGAAGATATCAAAACGAATTAAAAGTTCATGGACGTGATAAATTACCTTGTTATCGTTGCCAAAATATTATTAAAAAATATTTTGTTTCGGGACGAGGGTCATATTATTGCTCGTTTTGTCAAGGAGAAAAATAA
- a CDS encoding DegV family protein → MKKIGFIFDSFVCMTKDEAEKMGYGYIPLITEIDNHSYLDGVEVNRRELLEKIAKSKNIKTSLPYLAWFEQVFKQMCSKFDEVIYLPISSKLSSTSSAAANFVNEFKNLHIIENAFVADQYLEVAQYGVKHFQKHQDINKLIEKINEIKQKTLTFIFPKNIDYLVKGGRVSSFKKFMLGAMSIVKLSPYVKFDLQGTAMGGIGRGPKGVIKQIIAKFEEFTGLSTNALVQEYKIFSVTGIDDEFNLFALDLFKKKGIEFVNKKFNSSVIAVHTGPEAQAFTLMPNLDKFEI, encoded by the coding sequence ATGAAAAAAATTGGATTTATTTTTGATTCATTTGTGTGTATGACCAAAGATGAAGCGGAAAAAATGGGTTATGGTTACATCCCTTTAATTACCGAAATTGATAATCATTCTTATTTAGACGGCGTTGAAGTAAATCGTCGTGAGTTGCTGGAAAAAATAGCCAAAAGCAAGAATATTAAAACCTCACTTCCGTATTTAGCTTGGTTTGAGCAGGTGTTTAAACAAATGTGTTCAAAATTTGATGAAGTAATTTATTTACCAATTTCAAGTAAATTATCTTCAACAAGTAGTGCGGCCGCTAATTTTGTAAATGAATTTAAAAATTTACACATTATAGAAAACGCTTTTGTAGCTGATCAATATTTAGAAGTTGCTCAATATGGTGTTAAACATTTTCAAAAACACCAGGACATCAATAAATTGATTGAAAAAATAAATGAAATCAAACAAAAAACACTTACTTTCATTTTTCCAAAAAATATTGATTATTTAGTAAAAGGTGGTCGAGTCAGTTCGTTTAAAAAGTTTATGCTAGGTGCTATGAGTATAGTTAAATTATCGCCGTATGTTAAATTTGACTTGCAAGGAACAGCGATGGGAGGCATTGGTCGTGGCCCTAAAGGCGTTATTAAACAAATTATTGCTAAATTTGAAGAATTCACAGGTTTAAGCACGAACGCACTTGTTCAAGAATATAAAATTTTTAGCGTAACTGGAATTGATGATGAATTTAACTTATTTGCATTGGATTTATTCAAAAAAAAAGGAATTGAATTTGTAAATAAAAAATTTAATTCCTCTGTTATAGCAGTTCATACCGGCCCTGAAGCACAAGCATTTACTTTAATGCCTAATTTAGATAAATTTGAAATTTAA
- a CDS encoding NfeD family protein, protein MSDNIIRYVMLGLFCAIFITFILVELFTTSIWSGLTSVAVIPSIFTSYFIKQLVVNISISIVIFIGFWIILYFGSYKFIKKKLLSKIKNNHEYVLENKSITLLSDISEETKNGIFGQAKVGDVFYRTLSLKGEGDIAREEKVIIAKIESNILYVKRKDK, encoded by the coding sequence ATGAGTGATAATATTATACGTTATGTAATGCTTGGTTTATTTTGTGCCATATTCATAACTTTTATTTTGGTAGAGTTATTCACTACATCTATTTGATCTGGTTTAACAAGCGTTGCTGTTATTCCATCGATATTTACTTCTTATTTTATTAAACAATTAGTAGTTAATATATCTATAAGTATAGTTATATTTATTGGATTTTGGATTATTTTATATTTTGGTTCATATAAATTTATTAAGAAAAAATTACTTTCTAAAATTAAAAATAATCACGAATATGTTTTAGAGAATAAATCTATAACTCTACTTAGTGATATAAGCGAAGAAACAAAAAACGGAATATTTGGTCAAGCAAAAGTAGGTGATGTGTTTTATCGTACTTTAAGTTTGAAAGGTGAAGGTGATATTGCTCGCGAAGAAAAAGTAATTATTGCCAAAATTGAATCGAATATTTTATATGTTAAAAGAAAGGATAAATAA
- the tsf gene encoding translation elongation factor Ts → MMASQLELIKQLRERTGGGMMDVKKALEASEWDLDKAIVWLKSNGKIKAAKKAGRVSAEGIVAVAQNAKQAVMLEVNSETDFVAQNDEFKNLVAKFTTILLNSTASTLEEFLQVKDGVETVQTILEEATATIGEKLSIRRFERFSVNEGESIGAFAHVNGQIAALVKVKGLGEEVPRNVAMHLAAMKPEFIFESEVPAQRLQTFKDEFVKPDNFEKKPENIQKMIMEGSLNKKLAEVVLVKQGFMMEESVSIEKYLANNKLELLQAVRYTVGEGIEKQEGDFAAEVAAQMACAK, encoded by the coding sequence ATTATGGCTAGTCAATTAGAACTAATCAAACAATTACGTGAACGTACCGGTGGTGGTATGATGGACGTTAAAAAAGCTCTTGAAGCTTCAGAATGAGATTTAGATAAAGCGATTGTATGACTAAAAAGCAACGGAAAAATTAAAGCTGCTAAAAAAGCTGGTCGTGTTTCAGCTGAAGGTATTGTCGCAGTTGCTCAAAACGCAAAACAAGCAGTCATGTTAGAAGTAAATTCTGAAACTGATTTTGTTGCTCAAAATGATGAATTTAAAAACCTAGTAGCCAAATTTACAACAATTTTATTAAATTCAACAGCAAGCACTCTAGAAGAGTTTTTACAAGTTAAAGATGGTGTTGAAACTGTTCAAACTATTTTAGAAGAAGCAACCGCAACTATTGGCGAAAAATTATCAATACGTCGTTTTGAAAGATTTAGTGTTAATGAAGGTGAATCAATTGGAGCGTTCGCTCACGTAAATGGCCAAATAGCAGCATTAGTAAAAGTTAAAGGTTTAGGCGAAGAAGTTCCTAGAAATGTCGCTATGCATCTAGCGGCTATGAAACCAGAATTTATTTTTGAATCAGAAGTTCCAGCTCAAAGATTACAAACATTTAAAGACGAATTTGTTAAACCAGATAATTTTGAAAAAAAACCTGAAAACATTCAAAAAATGATTATGGAAGGTTCATTAAACAAAAAATTAGCTGAAGTTGTGTTAGTTAAACAAGGTTTTATGATGGAAGAAAGTGTTTCGATCGAAAAATATTTAGCTAACAATAAATTAGAATTATTACAAGCTGTTCGTTATACCGTTGGTGAAGGAATCGAAAAACAAGAAGGCGATTTTGCGGCTGAAGTTGCTGCTCAAATGGCTTGCGCTAAATAA
- a CDS encoding division/cell wall cluster transcriptional repressor MraZ, which produces MYGQYERAIDVKNRVALPAKLREVLGSKFYLTIGLENIIEIRSEQQYQKLEQTLTATSIFDRNAKIVKRWFLGHTYQIDLDSQARFVIPKLALEKSAIQKDVIFIGTGDLVELWSLEQYQNYEQSISDEKLQLAAKSLMKVEDNEI; this is translated from the coding sequence ATGTATGGACAATACGAGCGAGCAATAGATGTTAAAAACCGCGTGGCTTTACCAGCAAAATTGCGTGAAGTACTTGGTTCAAAATTTTATTTAACAATTGGCCTAGAAAATATCATCGAAATACGCAGCGAACAACAATACCAAAAATTAGAGCAAACTTTAACTGCCACAAGTATTTTTGATCGCAATGCCAAAATTGTAAAACGTTGATTTTTGGGCCACACTTACCAAATAGATTTAGATTCACAAGCTCGCTTTGTGATACCAAAATTAGCATTAGAAAAATCCGCTATCCAAAAGGACGTAATTTTTATTGGAACTGGTGATTTGGTTGAATTATGATCATTAGAGCAATATCAAAATTACGAACAATCTATTAGTGATGAAAAACTACAATTAGCCGCTAAATCCTTAATGAAAGTAGAAGACAATGAAATCTAA
- a CDS encoding FtsZ/tubulin family protein, with amino-acid sequence MSINANQIKIKVIGLGIEAKNIINLLHFQNQNIEIFEAQSDIKNFSNNEKFNQILFEYNHNLLGLDSIEQDSQQNQNNITKINNVINDADFIVLIAGANGQIDNKFIPQIAQCAKKINIPTLAIVSMPCEDIYGKIERQKALIALQNIKSAVNSYMVIDYNDLSESLDLPMTSLIELPGIIANNSLNTLFDLFYENMQTNIDFLSIKNMFMYGGQILISSGWANQQDIITNALADEEQRAKFIAKSNNFSKMILHIKSISITGKQLLSIRKNIIQRYNLNEDVLDFKTAFQSGNNIKHNSINISYILSENNLNLEQNNQINSQINHLNSKNQISTNSENNFDITSEILLNNDDVIEEDKEEKNTPQIPIFY; translated from the coding sequence ATGTCAATAAATGCTAATCAAATTAAAATTAAAGTGATTGGTCTTGGAATTGAAGCAAAGAATATAATAAATTTATTGCATTTTCAAAATCAAAATATTGAAATATTTGAGGCACAAAGTGACATAAAAAATTTCTCAAACAATGAAAAATTTAATCAAATTTTATTTGAATATAATCACAATCTTTTAGGTTTAGATTCAATAGAACAAGATAGTCAACAAAATCAAAATAACATTACAAAAATTAACAATGTAATTAACGATGCTGATTTTATAGTTTTAATTGCTGGAGCTAATGGCCAAATAGATAATAAATTTATCCCACAAATTGCTCAATGTGCTAAAAAAATAAATATCCCTACACTAGCAATTGTTTCAATGCCATGTGAAGATATTTATGGCAAAATTGAGCGCCAAAAAGCACTAATAGCTCTGCAAAATATTAAATCAGCAGTTAATTCTTATATGGTAATAGATTATAACGATTTAAGCGAATCGTTAGATTTGCCTATGACTAGTTTAATTGAATTGCCCGGAATTATTGCTAATAATTCTTTAAATACTTTATTTGATCTTTTTTACGAAAATATGCAAACTAATATTGATTTTTTGTCAATAAAAAATATGTTTATGTACGGCGGACAAATTTTAATTTCATCAGGTTGAGCCAATCAACAAGATATTATTACAAATGCACTTGCCGATGAAGAACAGCGAGCTAAATTTATAGCCAAATCTAATAATTTTTCAAAAATGATACTACATATTAAATCTATTAGTATTACAGGTAAACAATTGTTAAGTATTCGCAAAAATATAATCCAAAGATACAATTTAAATGAAGATGTGTTAGATTTTAAAACAGCATTTCAAAGCGGTAATAATATCAAACACAATTCAATAAATATTAGTTATATTTTGAGCGAAAATAATTTAAATTTAGAACAAAATAATCAGATTAACAGTCAAATAAACCATTTGAATTCTAAAAATCAAATAAGCACTAACAGTGAGAATAATTTTGATATAACTTCCGAAATACTTTTAAATAATGATGATGTTATTGAAGAAGATAAAGAAGAAAAAAACACGCCACAAATACCAATTTTCTATTAA
- a CDS encoding SPFH domain-containing protein, which produces MIATILGIIISLVILIFIIITLILSIKVVKQAEFAIVTRFGKYHRTLNNGINFIIPFIDRIAKNENYKEKVLDFPEQDIITKDNATIKVDTVIYLKITDPKLFTYGAENSMLAIENLSATTLRNLLGELDLDQTLTSRDAINSKLTIILDEASDAWGIKVHRVEIKNIIPPSEIQKSMEKQMRAEREKRASILEAEGKKQAAILVAEGEKEAKILQAQANKEAQILLAQAKKESEILEAEGKKQAIDTLNNTDLNNQILTLKAIEQLKEVANGQATKIFLPNNLTTLANTVSLAGELFDKDKSNT; this is translated from the coding sequence ATGATAGCAACTATTTTAGGCATAATTATCTCACTTGTTATTTTAATTTTTATTATTATAACCTTAATATTGTCAATTAAAGTTGTAAAGCAAGCAGAGTTTGCTATAGTAACTCGTTTTGGCAAATACCACCGTACTCTAAATAATGGAATTAATTTTATTATTCCTTTTATAGATCGAATTGCTAAAAATGAAAATTATAAAGAAAAAGTGTTGGATTTTCCCGAACAAGATATTATTACTAAAGATAATGCAACAATTAAAGTAGACACAGTTATTTATTTAAAAATAACTGATCCAAAATTATTCACATATGGGGCTGAAAATTCAATGCTAGCTATTGAAAATCTTTCAGCAACTACATTAAGAAATTTATTAGGAGAATTAGATTTAGATCAAACATTAACCTCAAGAGATGCAATTAATTCTAAATTAACAATTATTTTAGATGAAGCTTCAGACGCGTGAGGTATTAAAGTTCATCGTGTTGAAATTAAAAATATTATTCCACCTAGCGAAATTCAAAAATCAATGGAAAAACAAATGCGTGCCGAAAGAGAAAAAAGAGCAAGCATTTTAGAAGCAGAAGGTAAAAAACAAGCAGCTATTTTAGTAGCCGAAGGTGAAAAAGAAGCTAAAATTTTACAAGCACAAGCTAATAAAGAAGCTCAAATTTTATTAGCCCAAGCGAAAAAAGAAAGTGAAATTTTAGAAGCAGAAGGTAAAAAACAAGCCATAGATACACTTAATAATACTGATTTAAATAATCAGATTTTAACTTTAAAAGCAATTGAACAACTAAAAGAAGTTGCGAATGGTCAAGCTACTAAAATCTTTTTACCTAACAACTTAACTACTTTAGCCAATACTGTATCATTAGCCGGTGAATTATTTGATAAAGACAAATCTAACACTTAA
- a CDS encoding 16S rRNA (uracil(1498)-N(3))-methyltransferase: protein MHRFFVKQKINNSFVLDKDLIHHLKVARLFNEEFLVNFETQFYRCCYNKNTNFADIIEKLNINNEYQNDLVLAAPIIKGERFEWMIEKATELGVKTIIPMTSQFCNFKYVELNFKNEKKYLRYNTKIQQAAQQSFRNIIPTITEVNSLREIVVEYLKRNYNIYIAYESLGFEHQINTIKTNSLILVGPEGGLSEDEFNWIKSLKSNQIYLVSLGKRILRAESAAISMLALVKE, encoded by the coding sequence ATGCATCGTTTTTTTGTTAAGCAAAAAATTAACAATTCATTTGTTTTAGACAAAGATTTAATTCATCATTTAAAAGTAGCACGTTTATTTAACGAAGAATTTTTAGTGAATTTTGAGACTCAATTTTACCGCTGTTGCTACAACAAGAACACAAATTTTGCTGACATTATTGAAAAATTAAATATCAATAATGAATACCAAAACGATTTAGTTTTAGCAGCTCCAATTATTAAAGGCGAAAGATTTGAGTGAATGATTGAAAAAGCAACAGAATTAGGAGTTAAAACTATTATCCCAATGACTTCACAATTTTGTAATTTCAAATATGTGGAATTAAATTTTAAAAATGAAAAAAAATATTTACGCTACAACACAAAAATACAGCAAGCTGCTCAACAATCTTTTCGCAATATAATACCAACCATTACTGAAGTTAATTCTTTGCGCGAAATCGTTGTTGAATATCTGAAACGCAATTATAATATTTATATTGCGTATGAATCATTAGGATTTGAACACCAAATCAATACAATTAAAACTAACTCGTTGATATTAGTTGGCCCTGAAGGTGGTTTAAGTGAAGATGAATTTAATTGGATTAAATCGTTAAAATCTAATCAAATTTATCTTGTATCGTTAGGGAAAAGAATTTTAAGAGCTGAAAGCGCGGCTATTAGTATGCTCGCTTTAGTTAAGGAGTAA